The Halorussus gelatinilyticus genome contains the following window.
GCGGCACCAAGTGGCCGAACGTTCGCGGCGTGGCGATGAACGCCGTAGACCACCCGTTCGGTGGCGGTGGCCGCCAGCACCCCGGCAAGCCGAAATCCGTCTCGCGCAACGCGCCGCCGGGACGGAAGGTCGGGGACATCTCGTCTCGCCGAACGGGACGAGGAGGCAACTGACATGAGCGAAGGCGAATACCGAACCGGCCGCGATGGTGAGTTCACCTTCCGCGGTCATGACCTCGACGAACTGCAGGACATGAGTCTTGAGGAAGTCGCGGAACTGCTTCCCGCACGCCAGCGGCGAACCATCGAGCGCGGTCTGTCCACCGAGCAGGAGAAACTGCTCGAAAAGGCCCGCGAGGCGACCGAGGAAGGCTCGGCCAACGACCCGATTCGGACTCACCTCCGGAACATGCCGATTCTGCCCGAGTTCGTCGGGAAGACGTTCGCCGTCTACGACGGCCAGAGCTTCGAGCGCGTCTACGTCGAGCCCGAGATGCTCGGTCACTACCTCGGCGAGTTCCAGCTGACGCGCAAGTCGGTCGAACACGGACAGGCCGGTATCGGCGCGACCCGCTCCTCGAAGTTCGTGCCACTCAAGTAAACCATGGGAATCAGCTACAGCGTCGAGACCGACCCGGACACCACCGCCAAGGGGATGCTCCGGGAGCGGCACATGAGCCACAAGCACAGCAAAGCCATCGCCCGCGAGATCAAGGGCATGACCGCGGCGGACGCCACGGAGTACCTGCAGGCGGTCATCGACGGCGAGCGGTCGGTGCCGTTCAAGCAGCACAACAGCGGCGTCGGCCACCGTAGCGACATCGACGGCTGGGACGCCGGTCGCTACCCCGAGAAGGCCAGCGAGGCCTTCCTCGACCTCATCACGAACGTCGTCAACAACGCCGACGAGCAGGGCTTCGACGGCGAGTCGATGGAGATCATGCACGTCGCCGCCCACAAGATCGGCGAGGTGCAGGGCCGCAAGCCCCGAGCGATGGGGCGAGCGAGCGCGTGGAACACGCCGGAAGTAGACGTCGAACTCGTACTCGAGGAGGTTGAAGAATAATGGCAGACGAACAGCAGTTCATTCACGACGGACTCCAGCGCTCGCAGATAGACGAGTTCTTCTCCGACGAACTCGGTCGCGCGGGCTACGGCGGCATGGACGTCGCCAAGACCCCGATGGGCACTCAGATCGTCCTCAAGGCCGAGAAGCCCGGTATGGTCATCGGCAAGGGCGGGAAGAACATCCGGAAGATTACCACGCAGCTCGAAGAGCGGTTCGACCTCGAAGACCCGCAGATCGACGTGCAGGAAGTCGACGAGCCGGACCTCAACGCCCGCATCGTCGCGGACCGACTCGCCAACGCACTCGAACGCGGCTGGTACTTCCGGAAAGCCGGACACACCACCATCGACCGCATCATGGACGCCGGTGCCCTCGGTGCCGAGATCGTCCTCTCGGGCAAGGTCACGGGCGCTCGCTCGCGCGTCGAGAAGTTCAACCGCGGCTACATCAAGCACAACGGCGAACCCGCCGAGAACATCGTCGACCACGGACAGGGCGTCGCCGTCCTGAAGCTCGGCACCATCGGCGTGGACGTGAAGATCATCCCGCCGAACGCCAAGCTCCCCGACGACTTCGACATCGAAGAGGACGCGAACCCCGAGGAGATCGTCCCCGAAGCCGTCGAGGCCAACGAGCAGGCCGGCGTCGAGGAACTCCTCGAAGAGCCGACCGACGAGGAACTCGAAGAGCTTCGTGAGGACGAGTCGGCCGACGAAGAAGCCGCCGAACCCGGCGAAGAGGACCTCGACGAGGAAGTCGTCGAAGAGGTCATCGAGGACGAGACCCAGAGCGACTCGGAGGAGTCGGCCGAGGAGGCCGAGTCCGAGCAGCCCGTCGAGGAGGAACTCGACGAGCTCGAAGAGGAAGTCGAGCAGGAAGCCGAGGACCTCATGGACGAGATGGAAGACGAGGAGAGCGAATCCGAGGAGGGTGAGGAATAATGGCGATTCTTCACACCGAGGAGATCCGCGACATGACTCCCGCAGAACGCGAGTCGGAGCTGGAAGACCTCGAAACCGAACTCCTCAACGCGAAGGCCGTGAAGGCCGCCGGTGGCGCGCCGGAGGACCCCGGCCGATTCAAGGAGCTTCGCCGGACCATCGCGCGAATCAAGACGATTCAGCGCGAGGAAGGCGACCTGGACGAAGCAGACGAAGAATAACCGCACATGCCACTCACACCCGAGACACTGACGCGACACGAACTCAACGGACTCCACGTCCGCGTCGCCGACGCGCCGAACCCGGACCTCGTGGGAATCGAGGGCCGGGTCGTCGCCGAGACGCAGGGCACGTTGAGCGTCGCGTCGGACTCTCGGGTGCGGCAGGTGCCCAAAGAGGGCTCGACATTCGAGTTCGCGCTCACAGATGAACCCGCCGGGGTCGAGAAGGCTCCGGGGACCGCGTCCAAACTTGCATCGGAAACTGCCGGAGTCCAATCCGGTCAGTCTGGTGCTGTCTCCGAACCACGTTCGGAGGGCTGTCAGGCTTCGTCTGACTGCACCTCCGAGGGGCACTCGGAGGCCCATCGGACCTCGTCCGATGGTAGCGAGGGCGTGGCCTACGTTACGGTGGATGGCGCGCGGCTGCTCTCACGACCCGAATTGCGCACCGAAAACGCAGGTGAACCAACATGGCAACAGGACTGAACGTATCAGAGCCGGAAGGGACCTGCTCCGACGAGAACTGTCCGTTCCACGGAACGCTGTCCGTGCGCGGTCAGACGCTCGAAGGAGAGGTCGCTTCCACAGACATGGACAAAACCGTGATCGTCGAGCGAGAGTACGACGTTCCGGTTCCGAAGTACGACCGGTACATGAAGCGCCGGTCCCGAGTCCCGGCACACCACCCGGACTGCATGGAACTGGAAGTCGGCGACACGGTTCGTATCGCAGAGACCCGACCGCTTTCGAAAACGAAGAGCCACGTCGTCGTCGAGCAGTTCGAGACGACGCGGAGCTTCGGCGCGGGCGGAACAGAACAACAAGACGAAACGGAGGGCGAGGAGTAATGGAAGCGCTCAAAGCCGACGTGACGCAGGGCCTCTCGAAGGGTTCACTGCTGACGTGCGCCGACAACACCGGCGCGCGCGAACTCAAGCTCATCAGCGTCTCCGGCTACTCGGGCACCAAGAGCCGACACCCGAAGGCGGGCATCGGTGACAAAGTGACCGTCTCGGTCACGAAGGGTACCCCCGAGATGCGACGACAGGTGCTGGAGGCAGTCATCGTCCGCCAGCGCAAGTCCATCCGTCGTCCCGACGGCACCCGCGTCAAGTTCGAAGACAACGCGGCCGTCATCATCGACGACGTCGAGGAACCGCGCGGGACCGAGATCAAGGGTCCCATCGCGCGGGAAGTCGCAGAGCGGTTCGGAAGCATCGCAAGCACCGCTACGATGATAGTATGACTCAGCAACCACGCAAACAACGAAACCAGACCGAGCGCGCCTCGCTCCACGAGCGACACGAGCAGGTCAAGGCGACGCTCGCCGACGACCTCCGCGAGGAGTTCGACACCCGCAGCGTCCGCGTCAACGCGGGCGACACCGTCGAGGTGATGCGCGGGGACTTCGCCGGCGAGGAAGGCGAGGTCATCGACGTAGACCTCCGCGACGCGGTCGTTCACGTCGAGGACGTGACCGTCGAGAAGGCCGACGGCGAGGAAGTGCCCCGGCCGCTCGACGCGAGCAATCTCAAAGTCACCGACCTCGACCTCGAAGACGACCTGCGCGAGGAGCGCCTCCGAGGTGAGAACGAATGACGAAACACCAGAAGCGACTCTCAGTTCCGAAGTCCTGGCCGGTCGAGCGCAAGACCGAAACCTTCACCGTGAAGGCCGACTCCGGCCCCCACGGCGAGGACGGCGTACCCCTCATCATCCTGCTGCGGGACGTGCTGGGCTACGTCCAGTCCCGGAAGGAAGCGCGGTACGCCCTCGACCAAGGCAACGTGCTGGTCAACGGCGACGAGAACGTCGCCGAGGACCGACCCATCGGGATGTTCGACATCCTCGCGTTCACCGAGCGCGACGAGCACTACCGCGTCTTCCCCGACGAAGGCGGTCGCCTCGCGCTGAGCGAGATCGACGCCGACGCCGCCGAGAGCAAACTCGGCAAAATCGAGGACAAGACGAAGGTCTCGGGCGGTCGCACCCAGCTCAACCTCCACGACGGGCAGAACATCCTCGTCGAGGA
Protein-coding sequences here:
- a CDS encoding 30S ribosomal protein S19, with the translated sequence MSEGEYRTGRDGEFTFRGHDLDELQDMSLEEVAELLPARQRRTIERGLSTEQEKLLEKAREATEEGSANDPIRTHLRNMPILPEFVGKTFAVYDGQSFERVYVEPEMLGHYLGEFQLTRKSVEHGQAGIGATRSSKFVPLK
- a CDS encoding 50S ribosomal protein L22 yields the protein MGISYSVETDPDTTAKGMLRERHMSHKHSKAIAREIKGMTAADATEYLQAVIDGERSVPFKQHNSGVGHRSDIDGWDAGRYPEKASEAFLDLITNVVNNADEQGFDGESMEIMHVAAHKIGEVQGRKPRAMGRASAWNTPEVDVELVLEEVEE
- a CDS encoding 30S ribosomal protein S3; this encodes MADEQQFIHDGLQRSQIDEFFSDELGRAGYGGMDVAKTPMGTQIVLKAEKPGMVIGKGGKNIRKITTQLEERFDLEDPQIDVQEVDEPDLNARIVADRLANALERGWYFRKAGHTTIDRIMDAGALGAEIVLSGKVTGARSRVEKFNRGYIKHNGEPAENIVDHGQGVAVLKLGTIGVDVKIIPPNAKLPDDFDIEEDANPEEIVPEAVEANEQAGVEELLEEPTDEELEELREDESADEEAAEPGEEDLDEEVVEEVIEDETQSDSEESAEEAESEQPVEEELDELEEEVEQEAEDLMDEMEDEESESEEGEE
- the rpmC gene encoding 50S ribosomal protein L29; this translates as MAILHTEEIRDMTPAERESELEDLETELLNAKAVKAAGGAPEDPGRFKELRRTIARIKTIQREEGDLDEADEE
- a CDS encoding ribonuclease P protein component 1 encodes the protein MPLTPETLTRHELNGLHVRVADAPNPDLVGIEGRVVAETQGTLSVASDSRVRQVPKEGSTFEFALTDEPAGVEKAPGTASKLASETAGVQSGQSGAVSEPRSEGCQASSDCTSEGHSEAHRTSSDGSEGVAYVTVDGARLLSRPELRTENAGEPTWQQD
- a CDS encoding 30S ribosomal protein S17 produces the protein MATGLNVSEPEGTCSDENCPFHGTLSVRGQTLEGEVASTDMDKTVIVEREYDVPVPKYDRYMKRRSRVPAHHPDCMELEVGDTVRIAETRPLSKTKSHVVVEQFETTRSFGAGGTEQQDETEGEE
- a CDS encoding 50S ribosomal protein L14, which gives rise to MEALKADVTQGLSKGSLLTCADNTGARELKLISVSGYSGTKSRHPKAGIGDKVTVSVTKGTPEMRRQVLEAVIVRQRKSIRRPDGTRVKFEDNAAVIIDDVEEPRGTEIKGPIAREVAERFGSIASTATMIV
- the rplX gene encoding 50S ribosomal protein L24 — protein: MTQQPRKQRNQTERASLHERHEQVKATLADDLREEFDTRSVRVNAGDTVEVMRGDFAGEEGEVIDVDLRDAVVHVEDVTVEKADGEEVPRPLDASNLKVTDLDLEDDLREERLRGENE
- a CDS encoding 30S ribosomal protein S4e — translated: MTKHQKRLSVPKSWPVERKTETFTVKADSGPHGEDGVPLIILLRDVLGYVQSRKEARYALDQGNVLVNGDENVAEDRPIGMFDILAFTERDEHYRVFPDEGGRLALSEIDADAAESKLGKIEDKTKVSGGRTQLNLHDGQNILVEDDEYSAGDSIVVSNDDSEVVAHFPYEEGSLVTAVRGSHAGDIGEVTEILVTPGSGSNSVVVETDDGSFETVEEYVVVIDENFVGGDDTGGDDE